The Sphingomonas sinipercae genome contains a region encoding:
- a CDS encoding CDP-alcohol phosphatidyltransferase family protein, translating to MVPNAITLLALCFGLTGVSFAIGGEWEKALGSIVFAGVLDGLDGRIARLLRAQSRFGAELDSLSDNIAFGTAPALIMFLWSLQRAPMFGWVAALALAVCCALRLARFNARIDVTDQPHKSAGFNTGVPAPAGAGVAFIPIFLWLITGNELFRAWQLVMPWTVFIALLMISSVPTFSWTSLRIRSGWRLFALAGIALLGAALIRAPWITLLGIAGVYLLTLPFSLSSYARVKRRRATASAVQQPA from the coding sequence ATGGTCCCGAACGCAATCACCTTGCTGGCGCTCTGTTTCGGATTGACGGGGGTCAGCTTCGCCATTGGCGGGGAGTGGGAAAAGGCGCTCGGCTCAATCGTTTTCGCCGGCGTTCTCGATGGTCTCGACGGTCGGATCGCCCGGCTGCTTCGCGCGCAAAGCCGCTTCGGCGCGGAGCTCGATTCCCTGAGCGACAATATCGCATTCGGAACTGCGCCGGCCTTGATCATGTTTCTCTGGTCGCTTCAGCGCGCGCCGATGTTCGGTTGGGTCGCGGCGCTGGCGCTGGCGGTGTGCTGCGCGCTTCGCCTGGCGCGCTTCAACGCGCGGATCGATGTCACCGACCAGCCGCACAAATCCGCCGGCTTCAACACCGGCGTCCCGGCACCGGCGGGAGCAGGCGTCGCCTTCATCCCGATTTTCCTTTGGTTGATCACCGGCAACGAGCTGTTTCGGGCCTGGCAGCTGGTAATGCCATGGACCGTCTTCATCGCACTGCTGATGATCTCGAGCGTCCCGACCTTCAGCTGGACGTCGCTCCGGATCCGCAGCGGTTGGCGCTTGTTCGCGCTTGCCGGGATCGCGTTGCTAGGAGCGGCCCTGATCCGGGCACCCTGGATCACGTTGCTGGGTATCGCGGGCGTCTACCTGCTGACCTTGCCCTTCAGCCTGAGCAGCTATGCGAGGGTCAAGCGGCGTCGCGCCACTGCATCCGCGGTGCAGCAACCGGCCTAG
- a CDS encoding NADP-dependent isocitrate dehydrogenase: protein MAKIKVKNPVVEIDGDEMTRIIWQWIRERLIQPYLDVDLLYYDLSVENRDATEDRVTVEAAEAIKKHGVGVKCATITPDEQRVEEFGLKKMWKSPNGTIRNILGGVVFREPIVIANVPRLIPGWTDPIVVGRHAFGDQYKATDFLVPGKGKLTIKWVGEDGQEIEHEVFDFPSSGVAMGMYNLDESIRDFAHACLNYGLNRGWPVYLSTKNTILKAYDGRFKDLFQDIYDNEYKAKFEAAGIEYQHRLIDDMVASALKWSGKFVWACKNYDGDVQSDQVAQGFGSLGLMTSVLMTPDGKTVEAEAAHGTVTRHYRMHQQGKATSTNPIASIFAWTGGLKYRGKFDDTPEVVKFAETLERVCVETVESGQMTKDLAILVGPDQPWMTTEQFFEAIRANLEQAMTAEGIGQA from the coding sequence ATGGCCAAGATCAAGGTGAAGAACCCCGTCGTCGAAATCGACGGCGACGAAATGACGCGCATCATCTGGCAGTGGATCCGCGAGCGGCTGATCCAGCCCTACCTCGACGTGGACCTGCTCTACTACGACCTTTCGGTCGAAAACCGCGATGCCACGGAAGACCGGGTGACCGTCGAAGCGGCCGAGGCGATCAAGAAGCATGGCGTCGGCGTGAAATGCGCCACCATCACGCCCGACGAGCAGCGCGTCGAAGAATTCGGCCTCAAGAAGATGTGGAAGTCGCCCAACGGCACGATCCGCAACATCCTGGGCGGCGTCGTCTTTCGCGAGCCGATCGTGATCGCCAACGTCCCACGCCTAATCCCCGGCTGGACCGACCCGATCGTCGTCGGCCGCCATGCCTTTGGCGACCAGTATAAGGCGACCGACTTCCTGGTCCCGGGCAAGGGCAAGCTGACCATAAAATGGGTCGGTGAGGATGGCCAGGAGATCGAGCATGAAGTGTTCGACTTCCCAAGCTCCGGCGTTGCCATGGGAATGTACAACCTCGACGAGAGCATCCGCGACTTTGCCCATGCCTGCCTGAACTACGGGCTCAACCGCGGCTGGCCCGTATACCTGTCCACCAAGAACACGATCCTCAAGGCTTACGACGGGCGCTTCAAGGATCTGTTCCAGGACATTTACGACAACGAATACAAGGCGAAGTTCGAGGCGGCTGGTATTGAATATCAACACCGGTTGATCGACGACATGGTTGCCTCGGCCCTCAAATGGAGCGGCAAATTCGTCTGGGCCTGCAAGAACTATGATGGTGACGTCCAGTCGGACCAGGTGGCGCAGGGCTTCGGTTCGCTAGGCCTGATGACGTCGGTGCTGATGACGCCCGACGGCAAGACCGTGGAGGCGGAAGCGGCGCACGGCACCGTCACCCGCCACTATCGCATGCACCAACAAGGGAAGGCGACCTCGACCAACCCCATTGCGTCGATCTTCGCCTGGACCGGCGGCCTCAAGTATCGCGGCAAGTTCGACGATACGCCCGAGGTGGTGAAGTTCGCCGAGACGCTGGAGCGCGTCTGCGTCGAAACCGTCGAGTCCGGTCAGATGACGAAGGATCTCGCGATCCTGGTCGGCCCCGACCAGCCATGGATGACGACCGAGCAATTCTTCGAGGCGATCCGCGCCAATCTCGAACAGGCGATGACCGCCGAAGGAATCGGTCAGGCGTAA
- a CDS encoding cation:proton antiporter: MHGNFATSGFSDALVILGAAGIVIPAFARLRISPIIGFILIGALVGPAALGALSHSQHWLSYVTISNPEAIGPFAELGIIMLLFSIGLELSFRRLWTMRRLVFGVGAAELILGASVIGIGLYLLGESLSGSVGLGLALALSSTALVIPLVGTHSPVGRSALAMLLFEDVALVPIVFALGAMSPAADAGVGELLTTLAFGVVGVAGLLIGGRLLLPRLFAQAARTKSPELFLAACLVVVIVASLITSAIGFSPVLGALVAGIVIAETEYRGEVEVVTAPLRGLGLGIFLITVGMGVDLRLVIADWQSIFAAVLGVLLVKAMVTAFLLRLEGARPAVAAETGVLMASPSETTLIVLATATAAQLISGETAAFWQIVTAIGLTVTPLLANLGRLAARGMDRGAQGRATLSLETSASGKVVVLGFGRVGRMVSEMLDAHERDYIAMDADPDVVAAGAEDGFPLVFADVAHPAIISRIQQGRPTAFVLTMDNPVLVNRIARRLRETFPDLPIVARARDTDHAAELYRAGVTDAVPETLEASLQLAEAALVDLGVAMGPVIASVHEKRDELRSRIKAAAELVEQPRLGRRRARDSVKV, from the coding sequence ATGCACGGTAATTTCGCGACTTCGGGGTTCAGCGACGCGCTGGTAATCCTTGGCGCGGCCGGAATCGTGATCCCCGCCTTCGCTCGCCTGCGCATCAGCCCGATTATCGGCTTCATCCTTATCGGCGCGCTCGTCGGCCCAGCGGCCCTCGGCGCACTTTCTCACAGCCAACACTGGCTGAGCTATGTGACGATCTCCAACCCCGAGGCGATCGGGCCGTTTGCGGAGCTCGGCATCATCATGCTGTTGTTTTCGATCGGCCTAGAGCTGTCTTTCCGACGCTTGTGGACAATGCGCCGGCTTGTGTTCGGCGTTGGCGCAGCCGAGCTGATCCTGGGCGCCTCGGTCATCGGGATCGGACTGTACCTGCTTGGCGAGAGCCTCAGCGGGTCGGTCGGCCTGGGCCTGGCATTGGCACTGTCTTCGACGGCGCTGGTCATTCCCTTGGTCGGCACGCACAGCCCGGTCGGCCGTTCCGCGCTCGCCATGCTTCTGTTCGAGGACGTTGCGCTGGTCCCCATCGTCTTCGCCCTGGGCGCAATGTCGCCTGCTGCCGATGCAGGGGTTGGCGAATTGCTGACCACCCTTGCCTTCGGCGTGGTTGGAGTCGCGGGCCTTCTGATCGGCGGCCGGCTGCTGCTCCCACGCCTGTTCGCGCAAGCCGCTCGGACCAAGAGCCCGGAGCTGTTCCTTGCCGCGTGCCTGGTCGTGGTCATCGTCGCCAGCCTGATCACCTCCGCGATCGGCTTCTCGCCAGTGCTGGGCGCGCTCGTCGCCGGGATCGTCATCGCGGAAACCGAATATCGCGGCGAGGTGGAGGTCGTGACCGCACCACTACGCGGCCTCGGCCTCGGCATCTTCCTGATCACCGTCGGCATGGGGGTCGACCTGCGCCTCGTGATTGCCGACTGGCAATCGATTTTTGCGGCCGTGCTGGGCGTCCTGCTGGTCAAGGCGATGGTCACGGCCTTCCTGCTTCGGCTCGAGGGGGCCAGGCCAGCGGTCGCGGCGGAAACCGGCGTCCTAATGGCCTCGCCGTCGGAAACGACCCTGATCGTGCTCGCGACCGCAACCGCCGCGCAGCTGATCAGCGGCGAGACGGCGGCCTTCTGGCAGATCGTCACCGCCATCGGCCTGACCGTGACGCCGCTGCTTGCCAATCTCGGCCGGCTGGCGGCGCGTGGCATGGACCGGGGCGCCCAAGGCCGGGCTACATTGAGCCTGGAAACGAGTGCTTCCGGGAAGGTCGTGGTCCTCGGCTTCGGTCGGGTCGGCCGCATGGTCTCGGAAATGCTCGACGCGCACGAGCGCGACTATATCGCCATGGATGCCGATCCTGACGTCGTCGCGGCCGGCGCCGAAGATGGCTTTCCGCTGGTGTTCGCGGATGTCGCCCACCCGGCAATCATCAGCCGCATCCAGCAAGGCCGGCCAACCGCCTTCGTGCTGACCATGGACAATCCCGTCCTCGTCAACCGGATCGCGCGTCGCCTTCGGGAGACCTTCCCGGACCTTCCGATTGTCGCACGCGCTCGCGACACCGACCATGCCGCCGAGCTCTATCGTGCCGGCGTTACCGATGCGGTGCCGGAAACGCTGGAAGCGTCGCTCCAGCTCGCGGAAGCCGCGCTGGTCGATCTTGGCGTTGCGATGGGCCCAGTCATCGCCTCCGTCCACGAAAAGCGGGATGAATTGCGCTCCAGGATCAAGGCCGCGGCCGAACTCGTCGAACAGCCGCGGCTTGGCCGCCGCCGCGCGCGGGACTCGGTCAAGGTTTAA
- a CDS encoding FAD-dependent oxidoreductase produces the protein MPAGNNDRDLVIVGGGPAGIMAGLLFARAGCRVEVLEKHADFFRDFRGDTVHPSTMEILHQLGLLQEFLKRPHSELRGAELELAGRRWAIGDLSHLPTPAPFIAMMPQWDFLDFLRQQASAFPGFALQMNAPVEGLIEEGGRIEGVRLRDGTAMRARLTIAADGRDSIVRKQKMLPLETLGAPMDVFWFRIPKRSGGEKLRGSFERGRLLVLIDRGDYWQCALVIPKGKAEAMKADGIGPIRQAVAAAAPDLDLAELDAIDDLKLLSVSLDRLTRWHRPGLLAIGDAAHAMSPIGGVGINLAIQDAVAAANCLAGPLAAGADVDALLHKVQKRRLLPTRIIQAGQKAAQDRVIGKLLQPGEPIRQAPVIIRLFDRVPLLRRIPGRLIGLGIRREKVRSPNAYA, from the coding sequence ATGCCCGCGGGGAACAACGATCGCGACCTGGTCATCGTCGGTGGCGGCCCGGCGGGGATCATGGCGGGACTGCTTTTCGCCCGCGCCGGATGCCGCGTCGAAGTTCTCGAGAAGCATGCCGATTTCTTCCGCGATTTCCGCGGCGACACGGTCCACCCTTCGACCATGGAAATCCTCCATCAGCTCGGGCTGCTGCAGGAATTCCTAAAGCGGCCGCATAGCGAATTGAGGGGTGCGGAGCTCGAATTGGCCGGCCGCCGCTGGGCGATCGGCGATTTGTCACATCTGCCCACGCCGGCCCCCTTCATCGCGATGATGCCGCAATGGGACTTCCTCGATTTCCTGCGCCAGCAGGCGAGCGCATTCCCGGGCTTCGCATTGCAGATGAATGCGCCGGTCGAAGGGCTGATCGAGGAAGGCGGGCGCATCGAAGGCGTCCGGCTACGCGACGGCACCGCGATGCGGGCAAGGCTGACGATCGCCGCCGACGGCCGGGACTCGATCGTTCGAAAGCAGAAAATGCTGCCGCTGGAGACTCTTGGAGCGCCGATGGACGTCTTCTGGTTCCGGATTCCGAAACGCAGCGGCGGGGAGAAGCTTCGGGGCAGCTTCGAGCGCGGCCGCTTGCTCGTGCTCATCGACCGCGGCGATTATTGGCAGTGCGCGCTGGTCATTCCCAAGGGCAAGGCGGAAGCGATGAAGGCCGACGGGATCGGGCCGATCCGCCAGGCGGTTGCAGCCGCAGCGCCCGACCTCGATCTCGCCGAACTCGATGCAATCGACGACCTGAAGCTGCTCAGCGTCTCGCTCGACCGACTGACCCGCTGGCATCGTCCCGGGCTGCTGGCTATCGGCGATGCCGCGCATGCGATGAGCCCCATCGGCGGCGTCGGGATCAATCTCGCCATCCAGGACGCAGTCGCGGCCGCCAACTGCCTCGCTGGTCCGCTTGCGGCGGGCGCAGACGTGGATGCGTTGCTGCACAAGGTTCAGAAGCGGCGCCTGCTACCTACGCGGATCATCCAGGCAGGGCAGAAAGCCGCGCAGGACAGGGTGATCGGAAAGCTTCTCCAGCCCGGCGAACCGATCCGCCAGGCGCCCGTGATCATTCGGCTGTTCGATCGCGTCCCGCTGTTGCGGCGGATACCGGGGCGTCTGATCGGCCTTGGCATCCGGCGGGAGAAGGTGCGCTCGCCTAACGCTTACGCCTGA
- the tsf gene encoding translation elongation factor Ts — translation MAEITAASVKELRERTGAGMMDCKKALAETNGEMEAAVDWLRTKGLAAAAKKAGRTAAEGLIGAAVEGNRGALVEINSETDFVAKNEQFQDFVRNAAKLALQTGDDVEALGAAQYPGGGSVSEKLTNNIATIGENQSLRRAAVLEVGQGAVVSYIHNAVAPGLGKIGVLVALESGAPADTLQALGKQIAMHIAAANPLALNGDQLDPALIERERGIALEKAKESGKPENIAVKMVEGAMAKFRKENALLSQLFVMDNKTPVAEVLAAAGKDAGSGIELTNFVRFQLGEGIEKEANDFAAEVAAAAGTSKAEPVA, via the coding sequence ATGGCTGAGATCACCGCCGCATCCGTCAAGGAACTGCGTGAGCGCACCGGCGCCGGCATGATGGATTGCAAGAAGGCGTTGGCCGAAACCAATGGCGAGATGGAAGCGGCCGTCGATTGGCTCCGCACCAAGGGCCTGGCCGCCGCTGCCAAGAAGGCCGGCCGCACCGCCGCCGAAGGCCTGATCGGCGCTGCCGTCGAAGGCAATCGCGGAGCGCTCGTCGAGATCAACTCGGAGACCGACTTCGTCGCCAAGAACGAGCAGTTTCAGGATTTCGTCCGCAATGCCGCGAAGCTTGCGCTGCAAACGGGCGATGACGTCGAAGCGCTCGGCGCCGCACAATATCCGGGCGGCGGTTCGGTTTCGGAGAAGCTGACCAACAACATCGCCACGATCGGTGAGAACCAGTCGCTTCGCCGCGCTGCCGTGCTCGAAGTCGGGCAGGGCGCGGTCGTGTCGTACATTCACAACGCCGTGGCTCCGGGCCTGGGCAAGATCGGCGTGCTCGTCGCGCTCGAAAGCGGCGCACCGGCCGACACACTTCAGGCGCTCGGCAAGCAGATCGCGATGCACATCGCCGCTGCGAACCCGCTGGCGCTCAACGGCGACCAGTTGGATCCGGCGCTGATCGAGCGCGAACGTGGCATTGCGCTTGAAAAGGCGAAGGAAAGCGGCAAGCCGGAGAACATCGCAGTCAAGATGGTCGAAGGCGCGATGGCCAAGTTCCGCAAAGAAAACGCCCTGCTGTCGCAGCTGTTCGTGATGGACAACAAGACCCCGGTCGCTGAAGTCCTCGCCGCTGCCGGCAAGGACGCCGGCTCAGGCATCGAACTGACCAACTTCGTCCGTTTCCAGCTTGGCGAAGGCATCGAAAAGGAAGCCAACGATTTCGCGGCCGAGGTCGCCGCTGCCGCTGGCACCAGCAAGGCTGAGCCGGTCGCATAA
- a CDS encoding phosphatidylserine decarboxylase, translating to MAKLKSPDGPLTTNVKWRFPSVHPEGRKFLLIAGVATIVTYSAFSHFLGWLLVGVTIWVAAFFRDPIRTTPRDPRLIVAPADGLITLISKVSPPVELAGSMEAGEYTRVSIFMSVFDVHINRSPISGRVTKMAYVPGKFVNADLDKASEDNERQHFIVESADGVSIAFTQIAGLIARRILTFVREGDAVEGGQRIGMIRFGSRVDVYLPAGTGPRVLLGQRTIAGETVIAELGVQPATAGISQ from the coding sequence ATGGCCAAACTCAAGAGCCCCGACGGGCCCCTTACGACGAACGTCAAATGGCGCTTTCCTTCGGTTCATCCGGAGGGCCGCAAGTTCCTCCTGATCGCCGGGGTGGCGACGATCGTCACGTACAGTGCGTTCAGCCACTTCCTCGGCTGGCTTCTGGTCGGCGTGACGATCTGGGTAGCGGCCTTCTTCCGCGATCCGATCCGGACGACGCCGCGCGACCCGCGGTTGATCGTCGCTCCGGCGGACGGGTTGATCACGCTGATTTCGAAGGTGTCGCCGCCGGTTGAGCTCGCCGGAAGCATGGAAGCGGGGGAATATACCCGCGTTTCGATTTTCATGAGCGTGTTCGACGTGCACATCAATCGCTCGCCGATCAGCGGCCGAGTGACGAAAATGGCCTACGTTCCGGGCAAGTTCGTCAACGCCGACCTAGACAAGGCGAGCGAGGACAATGAACGGCAGCACTTCATCGTCGAAAGTGCGGACGGGGTGAGCATCGCTTTCACCCAGATTGCCGGCCTCATCGCACGGCGGATCCTCACGTTCGTCCGTGAAGGCGACGCGGTCGAGGGCGGCCAGCGCATCGGCATGATCCGTTTCGGCAGCCGGGTCGACGTTTACCTGCCCGCCGGAACCGGGCCGCGGGTCCTCCTCGGGCAACGTACGATTGCCGGGGAGACGGTGATCGCGGAGCTTGGCGTGCAGCCAGCAACCGCTGGAATCAGCCAGTGA
- the rpsB gene encoding 30S ribosomal protein S2, translated as MAATVVTMQQLLEAGSHFGHQTHRWNPRMKPYIFGDRNGVHIIDLSQTVPLFARALDFVQQTVARGGKVLFVGTKRQAQDAVAEAAQSSGQHFVNHRWLGGMLTNWKTISNSIKRLKTLEEQLSGDTAGLTKKEVLQLTRERDKLEKSLGGIRDMGGLPDIMFVVDTNKEELAVKEANVLGIPVVAILDSNSDPNGISFPVPGNDDASRAIRLYCDSIAAAVAAGRSGNAQARGEDVGAMAEPPVEAAVA; from the coding sequence ATGGCGGCTACTGTCGTCACCATGCAGCAATTGCTTGAAGCCGGATCGCATTTCGGCCACCAGACCCACCGCTGGAATCCGCGGATGAAGCCGTACATTTTCGGCGATCGCAACGGCGTCCACATCATCGATCTTTCGCAGACCGTACCCTTGTTCGCGCGCGCGCTGGACTTCGTTCAGCAGACTGTCGCGCGTGGCGGCAAGGTGCTGTTCGTCGGCACCAAGCGCCAGGCGCAGGATGCGGTCGCCGAAGCGGCGCAGAGCTCCGGCCAGCACTTCGTCAATCACCGCTGGCTTGGCGGCATGCTGACCAACTGGAAGACGATCTCCAACTCCATCAAGCGCCTGAAGACGCTTGAAGAGCAGCTCTCGGGTGACACCGCCGGCCTGACCAAGAAGGAAGTGCTGCAGCTGACCCGTGAGCGCGACAAGCTCGAAAAGTCGCTCGGCGGCATTCGCGACATGGGCGGCCTGCCGGACATCATGTTCGTGGTCGACACCAACAAGGAAGAGCTGGCGGTCAAGGAAGCCAACGTGCTTGGCATCCCGGTCGTCGCGATCCTCGATTCGAACAGCGACCCGAACGGCATCTCATTCCCGGTCCCGGGCAATGACGACGCCAGCCGCGCGATCCGCCTGTATTGCGATTCGATCGCCGCCGCCGTCGCCGCTGGCCGCAGTGGCAACGCCCAGGCGCGCGGCGAGGACGTCGGCGCCATGGCTGAACCGCCGGTCGAGGCCGCGGTCGCCTGA
- a CDS encoding DUF2945 domain-containing protein, with translation MAEKLKKGDRVSWSSHGGDAHGKVVKKVTSPMTIKGHKVAASKDNPEYLVETDEGKRAAHKPRALKKG, from the coding sequence ATGGCTGAAAAACTGAAGAAGGGCGACCGCGTCAGCTGGAGCTCGCATGGCGGCGACGCGCACGGCAAGGTGGTGAAGAAAGTCACCTCGCCAATGACCATCAAGGGTCACAAGGTCGCGGCATCGAAGGACAATCCGGAATATCTGGTGGAGACGGACGAGGGCAAGCGCGCCGCGCACAAGCCACGAGCCTTGAAGAAAGGCTGA
- the alaS gene encoding alanine--tRNA ligase, producing MTSTNDVRRSFLDFFEKEGHARVASAPLVPHNDPTLMFTNAGMVPFKNVFTGLETRPYTTASSSQKCVRAGGKHNDLDNVGYTARHHTFFEMLGNFSFGDYFKDRAIELAWNLVTKEWGISPDRLTVTVYHTDDEAVDLWKRIAGLPDSRIIRIPTKDNFWSMGDDGPCGPCSEIFFDHGEHIPGGPPGSPDEDGDRFVEIWNLVFMQYEQAAGEIVSELPKKSIDTGMGLERIAAVLQGVHDNYDTDTFRALIEASQSLTGNASSAMTASHRIIADHLRTSGFLVADGVLPANEGRGYVLRRIMRRAMRHAHLLGAREPLMYRLVPALVAEMGGAYPELLRAQPLIEATLQQEETRFRQTLVNGLKLLDEATANLPEGGTLSGATAFKLYDTFGFPYDLTEDALRAQNLAVDREGFDAAMAQQKAAARAAWKGSGAKASDDIWFDLAEEHGATEFTGYSGDEGEGVVLAIVRDGTSVQSAKEGETIDLLLNQTPFYGESGGQVGDSGKLSSLKGLEAQVVDTNKPLGKLHVLRTKVRVGEVSVGETLQQKVDGERRDRTRANHSATHLLHAALRHRLGTHVTQKGSLVAPDRLRFDFSHPSALTADDIAAIEAEVNAHIRSNEGVTTRLMSADEAIAAGAMALFGEKYGDEVRVLSMGRSVDADYSVELCGGTHVNALGDIQLFKIIGESAVSSGVRRIEALTGEAARQWLVERDARLREAAATLKSSPEDVPARVAALVDERRRLERELAEAKKALAMGGGAKSDTTAAEQVNGHAFIGQIVEGLDPKGLRSAIDTLKQRVGSGIAALVAVNEGRASVAIGVTDDLAGQVSAVELVKVAVSALGGQGGGGRPDMAQGGGPEGGKAGEALAAVKQALESVPA from the coding sequence ATGACCTCGACCAACGATGTGCGCCGATCCTTCCTCGACTTTTTCGAGAAGGAGGGTCATGCCCGGGTCGCATCGGCGCCTCTGGTGCCGCACAACGATCCGACGTTGATGTTTACCAACGCCGGCATGGTGCCGTTCAAGAACGTGTTCACCGGCCTCGAAACCCGGCCGTACACGACCGCTTCAAGCAGCCAGAAGTGCGTCCGGGCTGGCGGCAAGCACAACGACCTCGACAATGTCGGCTACACCGCGCGCCACCATACCTTCTTTGAAATGCTCGGCAATTTCTCGTTTGGCGATTATTTCAAGGATCGCGCGATCGAGCTGGCGTGGAACCTGGTCACGAAGGAATGGGGGATCAGCCCCGACCGGCTGACCGTCACCGTCTATCATACCGATGATGAGGCGGTCGACCTGTGGAAGCGGATTGCGGGCCTCCCCGACAGCCGCATCATCCGGATCCCGACCAAGGACAACTTCTGGTCGATGGGCGACGACGGGCCGTGCGGTCCCTGCTCCGAAATCTTCTTCGATCACGGCGAGCACATTCCCGGCGGTCCGCCCGGAAGTCCGGACGAGGACGGCGACCGCTTCGTCGAAATCTGGAACCTGGTCTTCATGCAATATGAGCAGGCCGCAGGCGAAATCGTCTCCGAACTGCCCAAAAAGAGCATCGATACAGGCATGGGCCTGGAGCGGATCGCCGCGGTCCTGCAGGGCGTGCACGACAATTACGACACGGACACCTTCCGCGCGCTGATCGAAGCGTCGCAATCCCTGACCGGCAATGCAAGCAGCGCAATGACGGCCAGTCACCGGATCATCGCGGACCATCTGCGCACGTCCGGCTTCCTAGTCGCCGACGGTGTTCTGCCCGCTAACGAGGGCAGGGGTTACGTGCTTCGGCGGATCATGCGGCGGGCGATGCGGCATGCGCATCTGCTCGGCGCACGCGAGCCGCTGATGTATCGGCTCGTACCGGCTCTGGTCGCGGAAATGGGCGGCGCTTACCCCGAGCTCCTGCGCGCGCAGCCGTTGATCGAAGCGACGCTTCAGCAGGAAGAGACGCGGTTCCGCCAGACGCTGGTCAACGGCCTCAAGCTCCTGGACGAAGCGACTGCAAATTTGCCGGAAGGCGGCACACTTTCCGGTGCGACCGCGTTCAAACTCTACGACACGTTCGGTTTCCCCTACGACCTTACCGAGGACGCGCTTCGAGCCCAGAACTTGGCGGTCGACCGCGAGGGCTTCGACGCCGCCATGGCGCAGCAGAAGGCAGCGGCACGCGCAGCCTGGAAAGGGTCCGGCGCGAAGGCCAGCGACGATATCTGGTTCGACCTTGCTGAAGAGCATGGCGCGACGGAGTTCACCGGCTATTCCGGCGATGAAGGCGAGGGCGTCGTGCTTGCCATCGTCAGGGACGGAACATCCGTCCAGTCCGCCAAGGAAGGCGAGACGATCGACCTGCTTCTCAACCAGACCCCGTTTTACGGCGAAAGCGGGGGACAGGTAGGCGACAGCGGAAAACTGTCTTCGCTCAAGGGCTTGGAAGCGCAAGTTGTGGACACGAACAAACCGCTAGGCAAGCTGCATGTGCTGCGCACCAAGGTCAGGGTGGGCGAAGTCTCGGTCGGCGAGACACTGCAACAGAAGGTCGATGGCGAGCGCCGCGACCGGACTCGGGCAAACCATAGCGCGACGCACCTGCTGCACGCCGCCTTGCGCCACCGCCTTGGTACCCATGTTACGCAGAAAGGCAGCCTCGTTGCGCCGGATCGCCTGCGTTTCGATTTTTCGCATCCCTCTGCCCTGACCGCGGACGACATTGCCGCCATCGAGGCGGAGGTGAACGCTCATATCCGCTCGAACGAGGGGGTAACGACCCGGCTCATGAGCGCGGACGAGGCGATCGCCGCCGGGGCGATGGCCCTGTTCGGCGAAAAATACGGGGACGAGGTCCGCGTGTTGAGCATGGGGCGCAGTGTCGATGCCGATTATTCGGTCGAGCTTTGCGGCGGCACGCACGTCAACGCGCTGGGCGACATCCAGCTGTTCAAGATCATCGGCGAGAGTGCGGTTTCATCCGGCGTCCGGCGGATCGAAGCGCTGACCGGTGAAGCCGCGCGGCAGTGGCTGGTCGAACGCGACGCGAGGCTTCGTGAAGCGGCCGCCACGTTGAAGAGTTCGCCTGAGGACGTTCCGGCTCGTGTCGCCGCGCTGGTCGACGAGCGGCGGCGGCTCGAGCGTGAACTCGCCGAGGCCAAGAAGGCGCTGGCGATGGGTGGCGGGGCCAAGTCGGACACGACCGCCGCCGAACAGGTCAACGGCCACGCCTTCATCGGTCAAATTGTCGAAGGCCTCGACCCCAAGGGCCTGCGTTCCGCCATCGACACGCTGAAGCAGCGCGTCGGATCCGGCATTGCCGCCTTGGTCGCCGTGAACGAGGGGCGCGCCAGCGTCGCGATCGGCGTCACCGATGACCTGGCGGGCCAAGTTAGCGCCGTCGAGCTGGTCAAAGTCGCTGTTTCCGCGCTCGGCGGCCAAGGCGGCGGCGGCCGCCCGGATATGGCACAGGGCGGTGGTCCGGAAGGTGGCAAGGCAGGCGAGGCACTTGCCGCCGTCAAGCAGGCGCTGGAAAGCGTACCCGCTTAA